Part of the Spinacia oleracea cultivar Varoflay chromosome 5, BTI_SOV_V1, whole genome shotgun sequence genome, ACCGAAGGACACAAAACTTCAATACAAGCATTATCATACCTGAACTATGAAATCCCCTTCTTCGAGCTTCTGGACACCACCAATTTTAATAAGATCTGCAACATTATCCTATCATAGAAATCTACTGGAGAGAAAAGAATACTATTACAAAGAGAAACAAATGTAAAGCATAAGAACAACAGAATTAAGTTAACAACCAACGACAATCTATACAGAGAATTAACTAGATGAAAGTCCAATCACTAATTGTAGTctttgtactccgtatttaacTGCATGTTGTCAATAATATATGCACCCGAGACTCCGAGAGCCATGCTAAATGCTACAATTGTAATATGTATCATAGCTCAAGCAAACAAGTTACAATTGTACCACAAATACTTTCAGGTAAGAAAAGGcaatttatactccctccgtccctaaaagattgtccGGTATTCATTTTTGGATGTCCCGGTTTGTTTGCGCTCATACCTTATTTAGTAAATTTCCATATTTGCTCTCTCTCTATCTCTATCCGGACCCACTTAACAAACAATGTGCACATTTTACACACAAATTCTAACAAAGGGAAATTTTCTCTATGGAGCAATCTCCTAAGGACGAAGGGAGTACCTTGTAGTCTGGCATGGAATAAAAACATACAAAGCCCACACAATCCATTAAGGTCCATGAGTCCATTATCATAGCTAGCATGTGAAATTGCCAATGTGAAATTACAGATAGTGAGCAATGTGACAATGTAAGCGATAAACCAAAAGCCAAACAATGCTAAACGAGTTTTCCATAATTATACTTGAATAAATTACACACAATAACAACAGCAGCTAAACACACTCATATAATCATGCTCTGAAACAATTGTAAAGTAAAATTAGCTACAAAAGGGAAACAGATTAGTAACCTTAACAGCAAGAAGACCGAGAGCGAAAGCACTTCCTTTTTAGACCTCATGCTCAAGTGGTTTCAAAACGCTGTCGTCCGGTGGAGACTGAAGATGCATTACCAAAGCCGGAAGAGCTCCACCATCAACAATCAAATTCACCAATTCCTCTGGAAATTAAACATCGGAAATCAAAAAATTGctaaatttaaaacaaaattaGACGCAAAATAAATCCAAATCAGCTCCATAAAAAATCATAATCATACCATTTTTGGCGAGTTCAGAGAAAAAATGAGAAGCGCGTTTTGATTCAAAACGATGTGGGCGGTGTGTAGGGGGCTGTTCAGGGGGCTGTGAGCTGCGACGGCTGTGAGAGCAGCGGTGGCTGTGAGCCACGGCGGCAGTGTGCAGGTACGGCGGCAGAGAACAGGGAAGACGCCGGAGCAGTGAGCAGGGTCGGCGACAAAGAAGAGGAGGACGACGAGCAGGCCAGAGGGACGAACGACGCAGGGAAGCCGAGGACGAATGACGCAGGGAAGCCAAGGTTGAGCGACGCAGGGAAGCCAAGGTTGAACGACGCAGGGAAGCCGCTGGAGGACAAACAACAGGCCAGAGGACGAACGGTCGGCCGGTGCAGTTGGCTGCAGTGAGAAGTTAGAGGAAGGAAGGAATAGCAGGAGGACAAGGCAGTGAAGAGAGAAGGAGATTTTTGAGTTAGGTCAGAGCAGTCAGAATAGAAGTTAGCTAGGTCATGAGGGCCAAacaaatttctgaaaatttcaaactcatttgcgtcgcagtgtTACTAATCTGAGACGCTAATGACTCTAAGATATTcgcagagtcatttgcgtcgcagattagtaaaattGTGACGCAAAACAATAAGTATATTGCGTCGCCATtgtactaatctgcgacgcaaatgactctgcgAACATTtttgagtcatttgcgtcgcagatgaGTAACACTGCGACacaaatgactaattttaatgttgaaaatttTCATTTACGTCACATGTTTATAATGGCAACGCAAATGCAGCGACGCAATTAATCAATTTTCCACTAGTGAGAGACCAGTCTAACAAAGGTAGGGAAAGAAGGGGCAAGTCCTTTTAGCTCACACTTGGCTATAATGCCAAAGAGGTTGGCCCAAGAATTAGGCGTTAACTGGGCCAGACCTATGTCATAGCCTTCAAAGAATTCTAGGACGAAGGGGTGAAGAGGAAATCTAAGCCCTAATTTAAAGCCGGTCATATAAACGGAAAATTCCCCTAAAGCTAAACATTCAATGGTAAAAACGTTCAGTTGGATATCCGAACTTGAAGCTGCGCGGTAAATTCTGAAACAACCCAAATTTACGCCCATGCTTGGCCAGATAAGAGAGCCAGCTCCTGCTAGGGAAGACCTCAGACGGGAGAAACTGAGAATCTTTCTTCCCAAGAATGATAGGAAGAGGTCGCCTTCCCTCTCCACTCTCAGCTCTGAGGAGTTGTGAAAGTCATCCTCAAACTCTTCCCTAACAAATGATGCGTCGTCTGTCTCCGCAATCCTGCTCTATCGAGGACGGGGCACCTCCCTAGACTTTCTCTCTTGAGAATAGGAGGAATCCACTTCTCTCCTCTCCAAAGGACGAGAGATTTCCTCTCTAAGCCGATGACCACTCCTACTCGTGCCCATGCATGATCACTCCTACTCGTGCCCACGCATCAACATTTGCAGTCTGCTTGACGCGAGCCATAACTTCCTTTATAAGGGAACAAGACGTCTGACTTAAGATCGAATAGGGACAAGCAATTATCGCCTTTCCGTAAAGTTTTTGGCCAAAAGATACCTCTTGCCTTTGGATAAGAGAAACATGCTGCCCCCAGAACTTGTAAACTCGGGAAAAAAACACTTCAAAGGATAAAAGAAAGTAAAACATAAACTATATCAAATTAAAAGGGTTGCCTGTGTAGATCGAAAGAAGAGAACGGTTGGATCTCGACCTAGAAGATGAACAAGGCAACCTTAAAACACAAGAACGTAGGAGACTGATGCAAAAAACCTCCTAATGCTTGATGGAGGCGGAAAAGTTATGATGGTGGAAAGAATTCGCCAGAAATTGCCCTTACCTATGCTTTCAAGAGTTCAATGAAAATGAaagaaacaaatgaaagaaGTTCCCTCTATTTATAAGAAATTTAAGCACAAATTCTCTGCCAAGGGCACGTGTCACTTGTACCACGTATAGCCCTGCAAGAATAAAGAAACGTACAAATTCGAGCGAAAGTATTCTCATAATACCCTTCTTGATGGGTAAATGATGTAACACAAAATAAGCGTCCAACTGGGACCGGTTAAGTCACGCTACATGGCTTAATACCAAAAGAATACGAATAACTCCAAATGACGCTCGTACTAATACGTTACtaatgaaataaaaatcaagCCCTAAATCAAGGCTCATTTTGATCTGGGGCCCATTAAAGCCCCATTTCATTCAGAAAAGTGGCTGATCATAAAGACACATGTCACCTCATAAATGATTAGCCAATCATATGGTTTGGTTTTGGGGCAATCCcaaaaaccctagcactatacaTACTCCAATTTCCGAGGTGAAAAAACATTTTATTCTCTTACCTAGAATAACTCTATTTTGCTCTACTTTCTCTCTAAAACTTTACTTGTTTTCTATCTCTAGCAAATACTTAATTAAGAATCGGAGAGAATATTCTTAAAGGAATATTCGTGTTTTGCAGATTGTCTCGAAAAACGTGCCAACGTATACCGGATATCTCATAGAAAAGCTTACACATCAGCATTTGGAAAAACCCCACATCACATATAGTGTTTCTGCTATAAATAGCCTTATTGTAGTACTGGGTAGCATGAAAGTGAGTGAGTGCCGCCAATTAGTGTGTCTCACATTTTGATTTTCTCCACAataattatacgaagtatataagtAATTTGGTTTTTGGCTCCCAAAAAAGAAGTATTCTGCAATATGGAGGTAATTAAGAAATGAAGCTCATGAATAAATTGGCTAGCTTGTGTATTTgcttgtttttgaattttgaagttGCCATGTTTGCAGGAGATTAACACCAATGGAACAGAGATTGAGCAAGACAATTACCACAAAGGGGTAAGAAACTAAGAGTGAattcatttattattttattcagtGATTTAAATATCTATTTCATTACATAATGGAGTATATAATACATTAACAGTACTATCGGATTGAACCTTGTAAATGGCACAACTCCCCTCCATTGGTGAATGCATTGAAATCTATAGCGGAAGAAAATGTAGCAACCTTTGGATTTCCTGGACACAACAGAGGTCAAGCAGCTCCATTTCCATTGGTTGAGCTGATTGGTGAAACAACCTATCGACATGACATACTTGAGGTTGACAATCTTTCGACGCCACAAGGCCCTATATTAGAAGCACAAAAGCAGGCAGCACAAGTATTTGGAGCATCAAAAACTTGGTTTCTTGTAGGTGGGACAACTTGTGGAATCCATGCTGCTATAATGGGTGTCTGTAATCCTGGTGACACCCTCATACTACCTCGAAACTGTCACAAATCTGCAATTTCTGCAATGGTCTTATCTGGAGTCATCCCCAAGTATATATTTCCAGATTATGATTTTCATTGGGATATACCAACTGTAGTTTCTCCATCTCAggtatataaataataaatatctcTCTATTTTAGTAGATGATAGGATGTCATGGATCTAAATTCTCGATCATTAATTCTCGATCTGTTTTACAGGTACAAAAAGCAATTAAGGAATTACAATATCAAGGCCTTAAACCCGGAGCTGTTTTCATTACTTCCCCTACTTACCAAGGGTTATGCAGCAACATAAAAGAGATCTCTGCACTATGTCACCTACACAACATTCCACTAATTGTAGATGAAGCTCACGGAGCTCACTTTGGTTTCCACCCGTCTCTTCCATTGTCGGCCCTCCAGCAAGGGGCTGATGTGGTTGCTCAATCCACTCATAAAGTGCTTTTCTCACTTGCTCAGTCATCTATGTTACATGTATCACCCAATAATATTGCAGACAAGGACAAAATCAACAGATGTCTTCAGACCCTGCAGACCACTAGTCCAAGTTCCCTACTTCTAGCTTCACTTGATGCAGTAACAGCTACACTCAAGAATAACCCATCAAGTTTTTTCGACAATGCAATCAATTTAGCAGTAGAGGCTAAAAACAAAATCGAACAAATTCCAGGAATTACTGTCTTTGATTTTCCTAGTGCTCATGATCCTTTACGACTTACTGTTGGTGTCTATGATCTTGGTCTTTCAGGATATGAAGCAGATGACTTCTTATTTAATGATCAAAAGGTGATATCTGAGCTCCCTGGATCGCGCTCTATAACACTTTCATTTCCTCCAAGAACTTGTAAGGAACACGTTGACAGACTCATCCTTGGGTTTAACAATTTATCATCATCATTCATCCACCATCAAAAGAACAAGGAAATAAATCATGTTGGTTTCCGTTTCAGTTTCGAACCATGGAATGATATTAACATGAAACTCTCTCCAAGAGAAGCTTTCTTTGCAAAGAAGAAGCAGGTGGATATTAAAGATGCAATTGGGAAAATATGTGGTGAGTTGATATGTCCATACCCACCTGGTATTCCCATTACAAATCCTGGTGAAGTGATCTCAGAAATAATTATTGAGATTTTACTAAAGTTTAAAGCTGACGGTGCTAAAGTAATTGGCGCTTCTGATCCTCTTTTATCTTCTATGCTTATATGTGATGTTTAATTATAAGCAACATAAGTACAATATCCATCCCTAAGGCTTACAAATTAAAACAAGGAATAATTGATTAATTGGACGTTCGTTAGATCAATGTATTTTGTTTTTGAGAAACATGTTAAGTAGTATATGTATTACTTCCTACGTACTTTTTATTTAGTTGTAACGTTTTTGTTTTCACACTTACTGAACTTCATTTGAGGCCTAGCTTGACTATATGTGGCAGTACCGGTCTTGATATTTTATGGGGCCTTAGGCAAAACAAGGAAAAAAGATCCCTTATTTAAAAATATCTGctaaatttgcaagaatttatTGCTACCTGAGataatttcgtttaataataatttattttccaATAAAAATGTTTCGTACTATGATTAATTACGTCACTTTACCAAATAATACAAAGTACGATCCCCTCAAAAGATATTAATAGGAATTACGAGGtactaattaaaaaaagtaagctagattttattttatttttacaatcAATTTACTATATCAGTTGAGTCTCTTCTATTAACTCAATCATATCAAGCTTAAAGAGCAGAAAAGAACAACTGTAGTAATGTagtataatattttattcaagaAATATATTTACTTGCATATATTTTGGTAGTTTGTTATTTTTACAACGTTGAAATCAATGcacaagaaaataaaaataaaaataagtgtgTTAAATGGGAAACACATATGTAGGTAAGAAACACTAAGAAAGTGTCCtaaaaaaagttaataataataaaaaacatTCAAAGAAGttatatataataaaaaaagtaacaaattaaaaaaaaactcaattaTTGATCCTCAGAACACAGGTTGCTGGGGAATTTGAAAGCAGGAGTAACCACTACGCCTCATTggtattaaaatatctacaagCGCAACTTATTTTATATGTATAAAAACAATTGTTGATCAGTCAATTATTTGGGCCCCTCCCGGCCTTGGACCCTAGGAGATCACATTCCTGGCTTATGCCCAGGGCCGGGCCTGATATGTGGACCGAGATTTCTGCCGGAATACCATGCATTGCATAGTTATTGTAAA contains:
- the LOC110793811 gene encoding uncharacterized protein — protein: MEEINTNGTEIEQDNYHKGYYRIEPCKWHNSPPLVNALKSIAEENVATFGFPGHNRGQAAPFPLVELIGETTYRHDILEVDNLSTPQGPILEAQKQAAQVFGASKTWFLVGGTTCGIHAAIMGVCNPGDTLILPRNCHKSAISAMVLSGVIPKYIFPDYDFHWDIPTVVSPSQVQKAIKELQYQGLKPGAVFITSPTYQGLCSNIKEISALCHLHNIPLIVDEAHGAHFGFHPSLPLSALQQGADVVAQSTHKVLFSLAQSSMLHVSPNNIADKDKINRCLQTLQTTSPSSLLLASLDAVTATLKNNPSSFFDNAINLAVEAKNKIEQIPGITVFDFPSAHDPLRLTVGVYDLGLSGYEADDFLFNDQKVISELPGSRSITLSFPPRTCKEHVDRLILGFNNLSSSFIHHQKNKEINHVGFRFSFEPWNDINMKLSPREAFFAKKKQVDIKDAIGKICGELICPYPPGIPITNPGEVISEIIIEILLKFKADGAKVIGASDPLLSSMLICDV